The following is a genomic window from Opitutus sp. GAS368.
AGCATCAGCAGCTGGCGCAGGCGCTGCGGGTCGATAGCCGAGGTTTTCGCGACGAAGCCGCGCTGGTGGGCGAAGTGGACGTCCGATTCCGCCTTGATGCGGGTGAAGTCGAGGCGCGGGTGATCGCGATGCTTGGACAGTCCATAGCCGCCGCTGCGGCGATCGGGTGCGATGACGGCGACGACGCGGTCATCCAAGCCTTGCTCCTGCACATAGCGGTCGAGTCCGGCCGAGGGATCCTCCGGCAGGGGATCCGTGCGCGGCAGAAAGACGACGAGGGGGCCCGGGGCGGAAACCTGAGAGGTGACGGCTGAGAATTGAACGTCGCCCGGCGCATCCAGCGACCAGATCTGGGCGTGCTGACCGATAAAGGTGAGCCGCGCGCGAAGGTTGCGCAGGTAGTCGAATAGGTCAGTCCCCACCAGGCGCATGATTTCCCAGAGCGGTTCGCCGGGCGAAAGTTGCTTCGCGGCGGCGAAACGGCGCAGCAACGCACCATCGATGGGCGAGTTCAACTGGTCAATGACCTTGCGTTCGACGCCGAGCCAGCGAGCGGTGACGTTGGGGCCACGGCAGTCGAACCACTCGGCGAATTCAAGCCAGTCGCAGAACGCCCGGGCATCCGCGTAGAGCCCGAGGTGCTGGAGCACGAGGGAGAGGGCGCAGGTCGGCGCCGCGTCGTCCGGGAGTTGGTGATGGTCGAAATTATTCAGCGCCGGCTCGTGGCGATGGCCCACGTCGACCACCGCGATGGCGGGGTCGGCCAGGTCGGCCTCGGTCGGCTCGCGCCGTAGGATGGGACCGGTGGTGGTGGCCAGCAGCACGCAGCAGGCGAGGAACTCGTCTTTGTGGGCGCTGCCCGGATGCGTCAGGATCGTGGTGAAAGGCGTCATTCGATCCCACCCCAGCACACCCGCCCGTCAAAAGCCATGCGGCAGATTGAAAGCGAGGAGCTTGGAGCCGGGGGCAGGGAGACCCAACGCAAGGGCGCGAAGGCGCGAAGAAAGAAGTTGGCGGGAACGGCGGATTGAGGTTGGTTGGCTGTGGGCCGACGTGCGCTGCCGTTTGCAGCGCGAAAACGATCCGCCCATGAGTTCGCCCCAGTCCGATCCCCTGTCCGGCCGCATCCTCACGATCCGCGGTCAGCGTGTCATCATCGATGCCGACTTGGCGCGGCTGTATGGCACAACGACCAAGCGCTTCAACGAGGCGTTCAAGCGCAACATCGCGCGCTTTCCGAAGGATTTCTATTTTCAGCTAACGCTTGAGGAGTTCGTGGCTTTGAAATCACAAATTGTGATATCAAAGCCGGGAGTCGTTGGAGGTAAGGCCAAAGCCGATATGTGGTCGCAAATTGCGACCACATCCAAGCCGCAACGCCGCCGCCTGAGCAACCGTCCCTGGGTATTCACCGAGCATGGCGCAGTGATGGCGCAAATATTCTGCACAGCCCGAAGGCCGTGGCGATGAGCGTATACGTTGTCCGTGCCTTTGTGCAGATGAGGGAGGAGTTGATGACCGGCGCGGTGATCATGAGACGGTTGGCGGAGATCGATAAGAAGCTGGTCACGCACGACGTGATTCTGCGGGACATCTTCGAGAAGCTAGAGGCGGCGATTGGGCGAGCCGCTAAGCTCTATATTGTTCGTCACTGACTTTCTCCAGCCAGTCGACGGCTTTGCCGTCGAGGGATTCTTGGATGGCGATGTGGGTCATGGCGGTGGTGGGGGCGGCGCCGTGCCAGTGTTTTTCGCCGGGGGCGAAGCAGACGACGTCGCCGGGGCAGATTTCCTCGATGGGGCCGCCTTCGCGCTGGGCGCGGCCGCAGCCGGCGGTGACGATCAGGGTCTGGCCAAGCGGATGCGTGTGCCAGGCGGTGCGCGCGCCGGGCTCAAAGGTGACGGCGTTGCCGGCCGTCCGGGCCGGAGGCGTGACTTGGAACAACGGGTCTAGGCGGACCGTGCCGGTGAACCAGTCGGCCGGGCCTGGGGTGGAGGGTTGGGAACCGGCGCGTTTGATTTGCATGGAAGAAGCTGAGAGCTGGGAGACTAATTACCCAAACAGTTTTACAGGAGGGAACAGAGATAACTGAGGTTGAATTGTTCTAACTCAATTTCCTCCGTTACCTCCTGTTCAAAATTGGTCCGTGGTTTAGCGGCCGACGGTTTTTTGGAGGTGTTCGGGGTAGCGCGCGCCTTGGACGCTGACCTTGGCGAGGGCGGCATTGATGTCGCGCAGGTCGTCGGGCGTGAGTTCCAGCGACACGGCGCCAAGGTTTTCCTCGAGGCGGTGCAGCTTCGTCGTTCCGGGAATCGGCACGATCCACGGTTTCTGCGCCAGTAGCCAGGCGAGTGCGATCTGCGCGGGCGTGGCCTTCAGGCGCGCCGCGATCACAGCGAGCAGGTCCACCAGCGCCTGGTTGACCTTGAGGGCCTCCGGAGCGAAGCGCGGGAGGGCGCGGCGGAAGTCGGCCTTATCGAACGTGGTGGAGGCATCCATCTTGCCGGTGAGAAATCCCCGTCCGAGCGGACTGAAGGGCACGAACCCAATGCCCAGTTCCTCGAGCAGGGGAATGATCTCCGCCTCGGGTTCGCGGAACCACAACGAATACTCGCTCTGCAGCGCGCTGACCGGCTGGACGACATGGGCGCGGCGGATCGTTTGCGCGCCGGCTTCCGAGAGGCCGAAGTGCTTCACCTTGCCGGCTTGGATCAGTTCCTTCACGGCCCCGGCGACGTCCTCGATCGGCACGGCGGGATCGACGCGGTGCTGGTAGAACAGGTCAATAACATCAACCTTGAGCCGTTTGAGTGAGGCTTCGGCGACTTCCTTGATGTGGGCGGGCCGGCTATCGAGGCCGTCGATGCGCTCGCCGTTCGGGCCGAACTTGAAGCCGAACTTCGTGGCGATGACGACCTGCTGGCGGAAGGGTGCGAGCGCCTCGCCGACGAGCACCTCGTTCGTGTGCGGGCCGTAGGCCTCGGCGGTGTCGAAGAACGTGACGCCGCGCTCCACGGCGGCCCGGACGAGGGCGATCATCTCGTTGCGGTCGGGCATGGGACCGTAGGCGGAGTTGAGACCCATGCAGCCGAAGCCGAGGGCGGAGACTTGGAGGTTACTGCGGCCGAGGGTGCGGGTTTG
Proteins encoded in this region:
- a CDS encoding MYG1 family protein; translation: MTPFTTILTHPGSAHKDEFLACCVLLATTTGPILRREPTEADLADPAIAVVDVGHRHEPALNNFDHHQLPDDAAPTCALSLVLQHLGLYADARAFCDWLEFAEWFDCRGPNVTARWLGVERKVIDQLNSPIDGALLRRFAAAKQLSPGEPLWEIMRLVGTDLFDYLRNLRARLTFIGQHAQIWSLDAPGDVQFSAVTSQVSAPGPLVVFLPRTDPLPEDPSAGLDRYVQEQGLDDRVVAVIAPDRRSGGYGLSKHRDHPRLDFTRIKAESDVHFAHQRGFVAKTSAIDPQRLRQLLMLAAV
- a CDS encoding ORF6N domain-containing protein, which produces MSSPQSDPLSGRILTIRGQRVIIDADLARLYGTTTKRFNEAFKRNIARFPKDFYFQLTLEEFVALKSQIVISKPGVVGGKAKADMWSQIATTSKPQRRRLSNRPWVFTEHGAVMAQIFCTARRPWR
- a CDS encoding cupin domain-containing protein, with the protein product MQIKRAGSQPSTPGPADWFTGTVRLDPLFQVTPPARTAGNAVTFEPGARTAWHTHPLGQTLIVTAGCGRAQREGGPIEEICPGDVVCFAPGEKHWHGAAPTTAMTHIAIQESLDGKAVDWLEKVSDEQYRA
- a CDS encoding aldo/keto reductase, which gives rise to MQTRTLGRSNLQVSALGFGCMGLNSAYGPMPDRNEMIALVRAAVERGVTFFDTAEAYGPHTNEVLVGEALAPFRQQVVIATKFGFKFGPNGERIDGLDSRPAHIKEVAEASLKRLKVDVIDLFYQHRVDPAVPIEDVAGAVKELIQAGKVKHFGLSEAGAQTIRRAHVVQPVSALQSEYSLWFREPEAEIIPLLEELGIGFVPFSPLGRGFLTGKMDASTTFDKADFRRALPRFAPEALKVNQALVDLLAVIAARLKATPAQIALAWLLAQKPWIVPIPGTTKLHRLEENLGAVSLELTPDDLRDINAALAKVSVQGARYPEHLQKTVGR